ATAAAGTAGTTTGTGGCGGCAAGGTATTAAGCGGCAAGGTAGTCCCAGGCCTAGAAGTAAGGATCTTAAGATCCGGGAAGCTAATTGGGATGGGGAAGCTTAGTAGCTTACAAAAAGATAAGCAGTCCGCCAAGGAGGCTATGGAAAATGAAGAATGTGGCCTGGAGGTCGCTACCACTAAAACCATCGAGATAAGCGACGAGCTAGAGTTTATAACTACTTCTCAGCAACCTCGAAAGTTATAATTTATGAATCTTCGTCTTGAAAAGTTTAGTTCAATGGTAAAAAAACAACTTGCTCCTATAATGCTTGAGCATCAGATACCTGGCAGCTCTGTTAGCGTTAATAGCATTAAAATCAGCCCTGATCTTAAAATTGCTCATGTCTATGTATCTGTCTGGGGCAGAAATGCCGAAAACGCCTTTGCGTCTATAAAAGATAGTAGTGGCGAAATGTCTCGCATATTAGCTACTAAGCTAAAATCTAAATTTTCTCCTAGACTGAGCTTCCATTTGGACACAGGCCAGAACGATTCGGCAAGAATCGAAGAACTGCTAAGCGGCAGCTAATACCTGTCTCTGTCAGTGCTTATATTTGCCCAATAATTCAAAGCAGAGTATTATTAGCTCATGAGTAAAGTTGTTTTACTAGTAGAGGATAATGATTTTATCCGCAATATGTACAAACTTAAACTAAGCAAAGCTAGTATCGATGTCGTAGAGGCAGTTGATGGGGCTATGGCTCTTGCTATGATATCCGAGGATATGCCAGGGTTAGTGCTTTTGGATCTTATGATGCCAAATGTTAGTGGTCTAGAAGTACTCAAAGAGCTAAAGAAACAAGGCCTAACACCAGCTCTCCCGGTAATTGTTTTGACCAATGTCAT
This portion of the Patescibacteria group bacterium genome encodes:
- a CDS encoding ribosome-binding factor A, whose translation is MNLRLEKFSSMVKKQLAPIMLEHQIPGSSVSVNSIKISPDLKIAHVYVSVWGRNAENAFASIKDSSGEMSRILATKLKSKFSPRLSFHLDTGQNDSARIEELLSGS
- a CDS encoding response regulator; translation: MSKVVLLVEDNDFIRNMYKLKLSKASIDVVEAVDGAMALAMISEDMPGLVLLDLMMPNVSGLEVLKELKKQGLTPALPVIVLTNVMDSQMLEEAKELGARDYIVKTDLTPSQVVDGIKQFI